A segment of the Caretta caretta isolate rCarCar2 chromosome 13, rCarCar1.hap1, whole genome shotgun sequence genome:
AACAACAGTCACCTTTCTGTAACTCCTCTGACAGCTCAGAGGACTCGGGGACGAGGCGTGTGCCACGTAGAGATGGAGAAGGTGTGCTGGAACCTGTAAGCGCCAGTAGGTGCAAGAGGCATGTGAGTGGGCAGGCACAGAACTGACGAGAAATCCTCCCAAAGTGacctgggttccagccctggTGGAAACAGCTCCTGTTGCTATAAGGAATTCTGAAGCGGATTTATTGGTGGCCTTTCCTGGATATAAGTCTGGGGAAGCAGGCCGCTCATAACCCTGATTCTCTCCTTTCATTTCTAGCTCTTTGTTGCCTATGGCTTCTCCTGCAAAGAACAGCTGTGGCAGCTGGGTCCATAAAAGTCCAGTGTGGGGAAACAGCAGTCCTACCGTGTCCCACTGTTGCTGGAGGGATGCACAACTACTGGGCCATTGGCTGGTACAAGGTAACCACATTATTAACCGTCCTGGAAAGTCACAACCATTCTGAGCCACAACAAATTTAATTATAAGCTTCTCGTGGCCACCAAACCCAGCGCATGTCTCCCTGGGATCTTGTCCTCCCTACATTATTTCACAAGCTGTGAATGTTGGGCAGATAGGGGAATAGACCCAGAGAGGGACTGTGGCATTGCTTCTTTCTGTCTTATTCCTCCTGACTCTTGGAGGAGATGGTAGCTCCTCCATGTAGCTGCTGTGGGCTCTCCCTTCAGTGACATTAAAGGCCTCATCTTCATGTCCAGCTTCCAGCTTTGGGGGTGCATTTTAGCACGTTGTCTCAATTGGGCTGCACCTGTTTCATATGAAAGAAACATTCATTTGCACATGCAGCTCCGCTAGCTGGATGACCCACTATCTAATTTATACAAGCAAATGGGGGGTCACCCACTTGTATGATCACAGtcagctgtgcatgcaaatgtttgCACAAAAATGGAAATCAGCATGTTTGGACCTAAGATCTCTGGCAACACAGTCCATTGCTTATCCCTGTTCAACGTCTGACATGCTAATGGGGCTTCTGTTGGGGCACTGCAGGTAGCCAATGAGAGTCATGAAATGGGGCTGATTCGGAGACATGAGAACAGCACGCATGTGTATTCAGGGACCCAGAGGGAGTTCCTGATGGATGTGCAGCAATCGCTGGTCATTCCTGAGGTCCAGCCGGAGGACTCTGGTGCATACCGCTGTTCCCTGTGGGCCAGAGTTGGGCATTTCAATCAGCAGGCAGACATTATCCTGCAGATATCAGGTGAGTTGGCAGCACCATATTAATAGGGCTGGAATCACAGCCAAACATCACAGGGATACAAAAGAGCTTTGAAAAAGGACATTGTGGCACAGAGCTTTGCCCTCCTCCAGCAAAAGGCAATGGGCTAAAGAAACTAGTGAGATTTGgagtgatacagactaacacggctgttactctgaaacttgtcaccCAGATACAGTTCATTGTAGTTCCCATGGGCTGGACTGAGCCTTTAAGCTCAGCCCTGAGTAGGGGGCAGTATAGAGTTGTTCCTGCCCAGGAAGGACCTGTGATTTGGAGAGTCACCATTCCCCTCCTGCTCCCGCTCTT
Coding sequences within it:
- the LOC125622019 gene encoding uncharacterized protein LOC125622019 isoform X1 encodes the protein MQILHLALCCLWLLLQRTAVAAGSIKVQCGETAVLPCPTVAGGMHNYWAIGWYKVANESHEMGLIRRHENSTHVYSGTQREFLMDVQQSLVIPEVQPEDSGAYRCSLWARVGHFNQQADIILQISECSTLQSATLPRETLLLDSEQGSSVSPNSTCCWGKPVPVLATVLGLLAVNLGKGLLSLAFTLAIVVILKGKRRKKAGERF
- the LOC125622019 gene encoding uncharacterized protein LOC125622019 isoform X2: MHNYWAIGWYKVANESHEMGLIRRHENSTHVYSGTQREFLMDVQQSLVIPEVQPEDSGAYRCSLWARVGHFNQQADIILQISECSTLQSATLPRETLLLDSEQGSSVSPNSTCCWGKPVPVLATVLGLLAVNLGKGLLSLAFTLAIVVILKGKRRKKAGERF